The following nucleotide sequence is from Pseudomonas putida S13.1.2.
CCCAACAACCTGTACGGGCTACCCGCACAGACCTCGGTAGCGCCCACGGTGCTGCGCCACATGGGCCTCAAGCTGCAGCCGGAATGGCTACTGGACGGCACACCTTTACTGGGCAAGACCGGTGTACGCAAGGCTCGGGCCGATGAGAGCAAAAGCCGGCTGCGCTGGAACAGCAACGCCAATGGCTATCTGACGATTATCAAGAACGGGCATGTGGTTGCCCAGGTTACGGCTAGCGACGGGCAATGGACTGATCCACAGGGAATGGGGCAGCAGAACGATTACGTGCTGGTGTTTGATGGCACCCCGGCGGCGGTGCGCAACCGGCCGGAGGCCAAGGCTTTTGTGATCGAAGAGAGTAGCTATTAGATGCTGTGGGAGCGGGCTTGCGCAACGAATGGGAGCACGCGGTGCCTGGCACCGGCTTTGCCGGTGTTCGCGGGACAAGCCCGCTCCCACAGGGCCCTGCTAAATCAAAGAGTTAGCGGTTGCCCCGTGGCAGCGCAGGGCTACTAACCTTGTCAGTTCAACGCATCGAGCAGCGCCTGGTTCATCTCTGGCGTGCCGATGGTAATACGCAGGAACTGGGCAATGCGTGGCTGCTTGAAGTGGCGCACGATCACACCTTGCTCGCGCAGACGTGCAGCCAGCTCGCCGGCATCCTGCTGCGGGTGGCGAGCGAAGATGAAGTTGGCGGCCGAGGGCAGTACCTCGAAGCCCTTGGCCTCAAGCTGCCCGACCAACACTTCGCGGCTGTCGATCACCTTGCGGCAGGTTTCCTCGAAGTACTCGCGGTCTTCAAACGCTACCGCTGCGCCAACGATCGCTGCACGGTCCAGCGGATAGGAGTTGAAGCTGTTCTTGATCCGCTCCAGCGCCTCGATCAGGTCCGGGTGCCCGACCGCCAGACCAACGCGCAGGCCGGCCAGCGAGCGCGACTTCGACAGAGTCTGGGTCACCAGCAGATTGTCGTAGCGGTCCACCAGGCTGATGGCCGTCTCGCCACCGAAATCAATGTAGGCCTCATCGACCACCACCACCGAGTCACGGTTGGCCTGCAGCAACTGCTCCACCGCCTGCAGCGGCATCAGGCAGCCAGTGGGCGCGTTGGGGTTGGGGAAGATGATGCCGGCGTTGGGCTTGCTGTAGTCCTCGATGCGAATCTGGAACTGCTCATCCAGCGCCACCTGCTCGAAGGCAATACCGTACAGCCCGCAATAGACCGGGTAGAAGCTGTAGCTGATGTCCGGGAACAGCAACGGCGCATCGTGCTGGAACAGGCCATGGAAGATGTGCGCCAGCACCTCGTCCGAGCCGTTGCCGACAAACACTTGCGCCGGGGTCACGCCGTAGTACTCGGCAACCGCCTGCTTCAGCCGGTCGCCGTTCGGATCCGGGTACAGGCGCAGGTTGTCGTTCAGCTCGCCACGCATGGCCTCCAGCGCCTTGGGCGACGGGCCGTAGGGGTTTTCATTGGTGTTGAGCTTGACCAGACGGGCCAGCTTGGGTTGCTCGCCCGGCACGTAAGGCACCAGGTCCTTGACGAAGGGGCTCCAGAATCGACTCATGCTCAGTTCCCCTTCTCTTGGGTCAGGATACGGTATTCAGCACTGCGCGCGTGGGCGGTCAGCGACTCGCCACGGGCCAGGACCGAAGCGGTATGACCCAGCTCGGACGCGCCCTGCTCGGAGCAGAAGATGATCGACGAACGCTTCTGGAAGTCATACACCCCCAGCGGCGACGAGAAACGCGCGGTGCCGGAGGTAGGCAGCACGTGGTTGGGGCCGGCGCAGTAATCGCCCAGCGCTTCGCTGGTGTGGCGGCCCATGAAAATCGCGCCAGCATGGCGAATGTGCGGCAGCCAGGCTTGTGGGTCGGCCACCGACAGCTCCAGGTGTTCCGGGGCGATGCGGTTGGCCACTTCCATGGCCTGTTGCATGTCACGCACCTGGATCAGTGCACCACGGCCATTGATCGACTTCTCGATGATCTCGGCACGCTCCATGGTTGGCAGCAGCTTGCCGATGCTGGCGGCAACGCGGTCGAGGAACGCGGCATCAGGGCTGACCAGAATGGCCTGGGCGTCTTCGTCGTGCTCGGCCTGGGAGAACAGGTCCATGGCGATCCAGTCCGGGTCGGTCTGGCCGTCGCATACCACGAGGATTTCCGACGGCCCGGCGATCATGTCGATGCCTACCTGGCCGAACACGTGGCGTTTGGCGGTGGCCACGTAGATGTTGCCCGGGCCGACGATCTTGTCCACCTGCGGCACGCTTTCGGTGCCGTAGGCCAGCGCAGCGACAGCCTGGGCGCCCCCGACGGTGAACACGCGGTCCACACCGGCGATGCAGGCGGCAGCCAGCACCAGTTCGTTGACCTCACCACGCGGGGTTGGCACCACCATCACCACTTCGGCCACGCCGGCAACCTTGGCCGGAATGGCGTTCATCAGCACCGACGACGGGTACGACGCCTTCCCGCCCGGCACATACAGGCCAGCACGGTCCAGCGGGGTTACCTTCTGGCCCAGCACCGTGCCGTCGGCCTCGGTGTACTGCCAGGAGTCCTGCTTCTGCCGTTCGTGGTAGATGCGCACACGGTTGGCGGCCT
It contains:
- the hisC gene encoding histidinol-phosphate transaminase: MSRFWSPFVKDLVPYVPGEQPKLARLVKLNTNENPYGPSPKALEAMRGELNDNLRLYPDPNGDRLKQAVAEYYGVTPAQVFVGNGSDEVLAHIFHGLFQHDAPLLFPDISYSFYPVYCGLYGIAFEQVALDEQFQIRIEDYSKPNAGIIFPNPNAPTGCLMPLQAVEQLLQANRDSVVVVDEAYIDFGGETAISLVDRYDNLLVTQTLSKSRSLAGLRVGLAVGHPDLIEALERIKNSFNSYPLDRAAIVGAAVAFEDREYFEETCRKVIDSREVLVGQLEAKGFEVLPSAANFIFARHPQQDAGELAARLREQGVIVRHFKQPRIAQFLRITIGTPEMNQALLDALN
- the hisD gene encoding histidinol dehydrogenase, translating into MTVSTAIARLNAADPDFARHLDHLLSWESVSDDAVNQRVLDIIKGVRERGDAALVEFTQRFDGVAANSIDDLILGRERLELALTRITPAQREALEKAANRVRIYHERQKQDSWQYTEADGTVLGQKVTPLDRAGLYVPGGKASYPSSVLMNAIPAKVAGVAEVVMVVPTPRGEVNELVLAAACIAGVDRVFTVGGAQAVAALAYGTESVPQVDKIVGPGNIYVATAKRHVFGQVGIDMIAGPSEILVVCDGQTDPDWIAMDLFSQAEHDEDAQAILVSPDAAFLDRVAASIGKLLPTMERAEIIEKSINGRGALIQVRDMQQAMEVANRIAPEHLELSVADPQAWLPHIRHAGAIFMGRHTSEALGDYCAGPNHVLPTSGTARFSSPLGVYDFQKRSSIIFCSEQGASELGHTASVLARGESLTAHARSAEYRILTQEKGN